In Candidatus Riesia pediculicola, the following are encoded in one genomic region:
- the hisS gene encoding histidine--tRNA ligase → MLKNDMFRNVRSLRGMKDILPRDSHIYRTLESKIQEILFQYGFQEIRTPILEKTELFERTIGKKTEVVRKEMYTFLNKRGNTRISLRPENTVSCARAGIENGLFRNKKQRLWYLGPMFRYDRPQYGRNRQFHQLGIEMFGFNSPVFDAELISIMFKIWKSLAIDQYITLELNSIGSISDREIYRNSLKKFFQSNLKKLSLEDQKMAISDPIRLLDSKDPDLNQLLVHAPLLEEYIGKECMDHFYELCRILQKIGIRYVINKRLVRGLDYYNRTVFEWVSGISNFQKTICAGGRYDYLMDLLGYNRSVPSLGCAIGIERLVILIEEVNQDLIHEYHNSKLIDIYLCKQGLINSEEIFFFSERIRSRIKNVSIMIHHGSDKTKKQVSKAIQNNAKIVIILKENFYRSNKILIKNLKKKGSLDIIPLEKLYGFLDEIR, encoded by the coding sequence ATGTTGAAAAATGATATGTTTCGAAATGTACGATCTTTAAGAGGTATGAAGGATATTTTACCAAGGGATTCTCATATATATCGTACTTTAGAGTCAAAAATTCAGGAGATTCTTTTTCAATATGGTTTTCAAGAAATACGAACCCCAATATTAGAAAAGACAGAATTATTCGAACGAACTATCGGAAAGAAAACGGAGGTAGTTCGAAAAGAGATGTATACTTTCTTAAATAAAAGAGGAAACACTCGAATCAGTTTAAGACCTGAAAACACCGTAAGCTGTGCTAGAGCTGGGATAGAAAATGGATTATTTCGTAACAAAAAACAGCGTTTATGGTATCTAGGACCAATGTTTCGATATGATAGGCCTCAATATGGAAGAAATCGACAATTTCATCAACTTGGAATTGAGATGTTTGGATTCAATTCTCCAGTCTTTGATGCTGAATTAATATCGATTATGTTTAAAATTTGGAAGTCACTTGCAATTGATCAGTATATTACATTAGAGTTGAATTCAATCGGTTCAATATCTGATAGAGAAATTTATAGAAATTCTTTAAAAAAATTCTTTCAATCTAATTTAAAAAAATTAAGTTTGGAAGATCAAAAAATGGCAATAAGCGATCCTATCAGATTATTAGATTCCAAGGATCCAGATTTAAATCAGTTATTAGTTCACGCTCCTCTTTTGGAAGAATACATCGGTAAGGAATGTATGGATCATTTTTATGAATTGTGTAGGATTCTTCAGAAAATTGGAATTCGATATGTTATTAATAAACGTCTAGTTCGAGGATTGGATTATTATAATCGAACAGTTTTCGAATGGGTTTCAGGAATTTCTAATTTCCAAAAAACCATATGCGCTGGAGGGAGATATGATTATTTAATGGATCTTCTAGGATATAATCGATCTGTTCCATCTTTAGGATGTGCTATCGGAATAGAGAGGTTAGTTATACTCATTGAAGAAGTTAATCAAGATTTGATCCATGAATATCACAATTCAAAATTAATAGATATTTATCTTTGCAAACAGGGATTGATAAATTCAGAAGAGATTTTTTTCTTTTCTGAAAGAATTAGAAGTCGGATCAAAAATGTTAGTATAATGATACATCATGGTAGTGATAAAACTAAGAAGCAAGTCTCTAAAGCAATTCAAAATAATGCGAAAATAGTAATAATATTGAAAGAAAATTTCTATCGATCGAATAAAATTTTGATAAAAAATTTAAAAAAAAAGGGGTCTTTAGATATTATTCCATTGGAGAAACTGTATGGTTTTCTTGATGAAATAAGATGA
- a CDS encoding 3-phenylpropionate MFS transporter has protein sequence MSNLSVRWLASDYFNYFFTNGIFFPFISVWLNYLGIEASKVGILISSGLIARFIGSLVIMKXVDRIGQTIVFIRCLSVITLILSFGFLLCSSWICMLLIIIGFNFFFSPMIPLTDVLTSHLQRKVSFEYGKVRVWGSVSFILSSFLTGYAAHQFGYHTIIYMLLVSEFFTSFSLMIHPNIKLNLYSKRDRKSLRKEKNSSFFEILKEKEILKFLFCTTLLQSSHAAYYGFSSVYWKEIGYSIEHVGTLWSVSIFSEIVLLIVFEKIKFKFCQVRSIFLYSTFFTIVRWNLVAFFSKSFIVLLFSQLLHSGTFTLCHLASIEFINRHSSKKIILLNALYSSLGLGIGLAILAVISGFIYQNFPSRHNLVFFLMSLIASPVVFLRIKA, from the coding sequence ATGTCCAATTTATCAGTTCGGTGGTTAGCATCAGATTATTTTAATTATTTTTTCACGAACGGAATATTTTTTCCATTCATTTCAGTTTGGTTAAATTATTTAGGGATTGAAGCAAGTAAAGTAGGGATATTGATATCTTCTGGATTGATAGCTAGATTTATTGGATCATTAGTGATCATGAAGATNGTCGATAGGATTGGTCAAACAATAGTTTTTATTCGATGTCTTTCAGTAATAACTTTGATTCTCTCTTTTGGTTTTTTATTATGCTCAAGTTGGATTTGTATGCTCTTGATCATAATTGGATTCAATTTCTTTTTCTCTCCTATGATTCCATTGACTGATGTTTTAACATCTCATCTTCAAAGAAAAGTATCTTTTGAGTATGGAAAAGTGAGGGTTTGGGGATCTGTTTCTTTCATACTAAGTTCTTTTTTAACTGGATACGCAGCTCATCAATTCGGATATCATACAATTATATATATGTTGCTCGTGAGTGAATTTTTTACTTCTTTTTCATTAATGATACATCCGAACATCAAACTGAATCTTTATTCTAAAAGAGATCGGAAATCCTTAAGAAAAGAAAAAAATAGCTCTTTTTTTGAAATATTGAAAGAGAAGGAGATTCTAAAATTTTTATTTTGTACTACACTATTACAAAGTTCTCATGCAGCTTATTATGGATTTTCTTCTGTTTATTGGAAAGAGATAGGATATTCAATAGAACATGTTGGAACTTTGTGGTCGGTTAGCATATTTTCAGAAATCGTATTATTGATCGTTTTTGAGAAGATCAAATTTAAATTTTGCCAAGTGAGATCAATTTTTTTATATTCGACATTTTTTACAATCGTTAGATGGAATTTAGTAGCTTTTTTTTCAAAATCTTTTATAGTTCTACTCTTTAGTCAACTTCTTCATAGTGGAACGTTTACGTTATGTCACTTAGCATCAATCGAGTTTATCAATCGACATTCTAGTAAGAAAATAATTTTGTTAAATGCTCTATACTCTTCTCTTGGATTGGGAATCGGACTGGCTATCTTGGCTGTTATCTCTGGTTTTATATATCAGAATTTTCCATCAAGACATAATCTTGTATTCTTTTTAATGTCTTTGATAGCTTCTCCTGTAGTATTTTTGAGGATAAAAGCATGA
- a CDS encoding YfgM family protein: MKNNGKHSYLFYFFSVIFVLCSIVYIIDLIKTTNELSDMKDEQPKEFFSSIFKKVKDIRFSLFKKEEEFEKILNDISLTSFLVKKGELNRAENILLKISNKIHKNDPLKNLINLRLARVQLALNKVEESIHTLHLIEDYSLSCVIKEMEGDALIKKKKFKEAILCYEKALRFCKNELLKMKIENKMSTYFER, from the coding sequence ATGAAGAATAACGGAAAACATTCTTATTTATTTTATTTTTTTTCAGTCATTTTCGTTCTTTGTTCGATTGTATATATCATAGATCTCATTAAAACTACGAATGAGCTTTCGGACATGAAGGATGAACAACCAAAAGAATTTTTCAGTTCTATTTTTAAAAAAGTAAAAGATATCCGTTTCTCCCTTTTTAAAAAGGAAGAAGAATTTGAAAAAATTTTAAATGATATTAGTTTAACAAGTTTTTTGGTTAAAAAAGGTGAATTAAATCGGGCAGAGAATATATTATTGAAAATTTCTAACAAAATCCATAAGAACGATCCTCTAAAAAATTTAATTAATTTAAGATTAGCTAGAGTTCAACTTGCTTTAAATAAAGTAGAAGAGTCAATACATACCTTGCATCTTATTGAAGATTATTCTTTATCTTGTGTTATAAAAGAAATGGAAGGTGATGCTCTAATAAAGAAAAAAAAGTTTAAAGAAGCTATACTTTGTTATGAAAAAGCTTTAAGATTCTGCAAAAATGAACTACTGAAAATGAAAATAGAAAATAAAATGAGTACTTATTTTGAAAGATGA
- the rlmN gene encoding 23S rRNA (adenine(2503)-C(2))-methyltransferase RlmN produces MSNKLNLLQYDILKVRKIFKDIGENTFRADQLTDWIYRHYCDNFQSMTNFSRDLRKKMESFFQILPPRIQEKKISLDGTIKWRMRTDSEETIETVFIPEGRRKTLCISSQIGCPLKCRFCFVSKKKFRRNLKISEIVGQVWIAGKILRKEISSVFSKKRNHLLPFTNIVIMGTGEPLLNFRNILSSIRIITSSHGFNFPEKKIVLSTAGVSPAIEKLLENTQIKLAISLHAPNNKIRDRIMPINKKYDIQSILDSIQKFQNHSNIFQRITIEYIMLRGINDEVQDAYQLADILKNIPVKINLIPFNSTAGIPYKRSNLLHIQQFSEILKKFRFVTTVRKTKGGDIQASCGQLSYEN; encoded by the coding sequence ATGTCAAATAAATTAAATTTACTGCAATATGATATTTTGAAAGTGAGGAAAATTTTTAAAGATATCGGGGAAAACACTTTTCGAGCCGATCAACTAACGGATTGGATCTATCGTCATTATTGCGATAATTTTCAGTCAATGACAAATTTTTCTAGAGATCTTCGAAAGAAGATGGAATCTTTCTTTCAGATACTTCCCCCTCGTATACAAGAAAAGAAAATATCTTTGGATGGTACGATCAAATGGAGAATGAGGACCGATTCTGAAGAAACTATTGAAACGGTTTTTATTCCAGAAGGAAGAAGAAAAACTTTGTGTATATCTTCTCAAATCGGATGCCCCTTAAAATGTCGATTTTGTTTTGTTTCAAAAAAGAAGTTTAGAAGGAACTTAAAAATTTCTGAAATAGTCGGTCAAGTTTGGATTGCCGGAAAAATCTTAAGAAAAGAGATTTCTTCGGTCTTTTCTAAGAAAAGAAATCATCTTTTACCGTTCACAAATATTGTGATCATGGGAACAGGAGAGCCACTTTTGAACTTTAGAAATATCTTAAGTTCTATAAGAATTATTACTAGTTCTCATGGGTTCAACTTTCCAGAAAAGAAAATCGTACTTTCTACTGCCGGAGTTTCTCCAGCTATCGAAAAATTACTCGAGAATACTCAAATTAAATTGGCCATTTCTCTTCATGCACCAAATAATAAGATACGAGATCGTATCATGCCAATAAATAAAAAATATGATATTCAATCCATTTTAGACAGTATCCAAAAGTTTCAAAATCATTCAAATATTTTTCAAAGAATCACTATCGAATACATCATGTTAAGAGGGATCAACGACGAAGTTCAAGATGCATATCAATTAGCAGATATCTTAAAAAATATTCCAGTTAAGATCAATTTAATTCCTTTTAATTCGACAGCAGGAATTCCTTATAAAAGAAGTAATCTTCTTCATATTCAACAGTTCTCAGAAATTCTCAAAAAGTTTCGTTTTGTTACAACCGTAAGGAAAACGAAAGGGGGGGATATTCAAGCATCTTGCGGACAGTTATCTTATGAAAATTAA
- a CDS encoding inositol monophosphatase family protein, whose translation MNPLLNIAIRSIHQIGKLILKMYDENPLYRSIDHYKMINPLFERIKKIVISTIFQHYSDHELFLNEKRISFNNKTCQKKTRWFINFLEDGVNWMKKIPHFCTSISIYQKERMIILVIYDPILNEMFSANRGGGARLNQYRLRVQEKSSLNASIILSVNQIFQKDVDHLSKYLKILHILLKNYLVRITGSISLDLAYVAASRIDAMILIGNGKEINQKISRISLLLKESGGTLIYGKLLNINSREKKERTKKNEFSSEEEKEDHSLQIVCAGSFRTTKSITKFLKNQFNISFFKE comes from the coding sequence ATGAACCCTTTATTAAATATAGCAATTAGATCGATTCATCAAATCGGAAAGTTAATTCTAAAAATGTATGATGAAAATCCTTTATATAGATCAATAGATCATTACAAAATGATAAATCCTTTATTTGAAAGAATAAAGAAAATTGTTATTTCTACGATATTTCAACATTATTCTGATCATGAACTCTTTTTAAACGAGAAAAGAATTTCTTTCAATAATAAAACTTGCCAAAAAAAAACAAGATGGTTTATCAATTTCTTAGAGGATGGAGTTAATTGGATGAAAAAGATTCCCCATTTTTGCACATCTATCTCTATCTATCAGAAAGAACGCATGATAATTTTAGTGATATACGATCCAATATTGAATGAAATGTTTTCTGCTAACAGAGGAGGAGGTGCTAGATTGAATCAATATCGACTTAGAGTACAAGAAAAATCATCTTTAAATGCATCGATCATATTATCGGTTAATCAGATATTTCAAAAAGATGTCGATCATCTTTCAAAATATCTAAAAATTTTGCATATTCTCCTAAAGAATTATCTAGTCCGTATCACAGGATCAATTTCTCTAGATCTAGCTTATGTAGCTGCAAGTAGAATCGATGCAATGATCTTAATTGGAAATGGAAAAGAAATCAATCAAAAAATTAGTCGTATTTCTTTATTATTGAAAGAATCAGGAGGAACATTGATCTATGGAAAACTCTTAAATATAAATTCTCGAGAAAAAAAAGAAAGAACTAAAAAGAATGAATTTTCTTCTGAAGAAGAAAAAGAAGATCACTCCTTACAGATAGTTTGTGCTGGAAGTTTTCGAACCACAAAATCCATAACTAAATTTCTTAAAAATCAGTTTAACATTTCTTTCTTTAAGGAATAA
- a CDS encoding GTPase yields the protein MKSVIQDFFSKKTSFKKSSSSSGLEIEKKKSNGDLIKVAIVGKPNVGKSTLINKLLMENRLIVSELPETTRDNIEVIVQNSRYQQVNEKEVRYCLVDTSGITEKFWKQENIKTNPSSDQQKFSSYFGSQTIKCIKSSDITLLLLDSREKKLTRSENLLIHLMIEIGSSFLIVFNKLDEIPSEFKKTFQKYIKNRMKFLNFVQFHFISALYQKNFRDLFSSIRRTFYSKFIKIKKNDLNILLKKDIESYLILKKKRFSQKKGNFSIFKKIKILQVKNRLLKIIIFSESILSSNYEKYVEKRIYRHLSDHTKIVGRPIKIIFKKHRTKILKK from the coding sequence ATGAAAAGTGTGATTCAGGATTTTTTTTCAAAAAAAACATCATTTAAAAAAAGTTCTTCTTCATCTGGCCTTGAAATTGAGAAAAAAAAATCCAATGGTGATCTTATCAAAGTTGCAATCGTCGGAAAACCCAATGTTGGAAAATCTACGTTAATAAACAAACTTTTAATGGAAAATCGTTTAATAGTTAGTGAACTTCCTGAAACGACTAGAGATAACATAGAAGTAATAGTTCAAAATAGTCGATATCAACAAGTGAATGAAAAAGAGGTTCGATATTGTTTGGTTGATACTTCTGGGATCACAGAAAAATTTTGGAAACAAGAAAACATTAAAACAAATCCATCTTCAGATCAACAAAAGTTTTCTTCTTATTTTGGATCTCAAACGATAAAGTGTATAAAGAGTTCTGATATAACTTTGTTATTATTAGATTCTAGAGAAAAAAAACTAACTCGATCTGAAAATTTATTGATTCATTTGATGATCGAAATAGGATCTTCCTTTTTAATTGTGTTCAATAAGTTGGATGAAATACCTTCAGAATTTAAAAAGACATTTCAAAAATACATTAAAAATCGGATGAAATTTTTAAATTTTGTTCAATTCCATTTTATTTCTGCATTGTATCAAAAAAACTTTAGAGATCTATTTTCTTCAATACGAAGAACTTTTTATTCAAAATTCATTAAAATCAAAAAAAATGATTTGAACATCCTATTGAAAAAAGATATCGAATCATATTTAATTTTGAAAAAAAAGAGGTTTTCACAAAAAAAAGGAAATTTTTCTATATTCAAAAAAATAAAGATCTTACAAGTAAAAAATAGATTATTGAAAATAATAATTTTTTCAGAGAGTATACTATCATCAAATTATGAAAAATATGTCGAAAAAAGAATCTATCGACATCTATCAGATCATACTAAAATTGTGGGTAGACCGATTAAGATAATTTTTAAAAAACATAGAACAAAAATTCTTAAAAAATAA
- a CDS encoding NAD+ synthase, which yields MKNKIKVVLVQMNSKLGDIKQNFDKIKRQIEKFKKKKPNIIVFPELSLIGFCPDLLNYHPYPDFYKTCCFYMSKICKLSNKDTIVVVGHFFKVRNKFYNVLSCFQSKKLLTRFLKDDFQSNNSKKNINHFYKRYESILIINGYRISFLIGEDIFSREKIYNEKKKKIDLLFLICSFPYSFRKNRVSDNFLKKMSTEMKIRIVYLNSVGGQDELIFEGNSRYFDQVGRSFCLIPYFLEKSCFFTIDRNSISFKEQFSHHRSKISRLYDALVLSTRDYVNKNHFLGIVIGLSGGIDSALSLSIAIDAIGKESVKAIMMPSINTSQESIEDAKKQCELVGTTLEVISIQKIFEQFSCQLKKMFKSLKCVVLENLQARCRAVFLMGISNQNRYLLLSTSNRSELYTGYTTIYGDMSGGFAPLKDIPKTIVFSLSKYRNTINKVIPENIILKKPTSELRKKGFDEDDLPKYSLLDEILFYYIDKKYSIQKILSKIPLKNESILEVIKLFHSNEFKRKQSPIGPILFSNKTTFEKTYPVNHTSFLSSFLK from the coding sequence ATGAAAAATAAGATTAAGGTTGTATTAGTTCAAATGAATTCAAAGTTAGGAGATATAAAACAAAACTTTGATAAGATAAAGAGACAAATTGAAAAATTTAAGAAGAAAAAACCAAATATCATAGTCTTCCCAGAGTTATCTTTAATTGGTTTTTGTCCAGATTTATTGAACTATCATCCCTATCCAGATTTTTACAAGACATGCTGTTTTTACATGTCGAAAATATGCAAATTGAGTAATAAAGATACGATAGTAGTTGTTGGTCACTTTTTTAAAGTTCGAAACAAATTTTATAACGTCTTATCTTGTTTCCAAAGTAAAAAACTATTGACTAGGTTTCTTAAAGATGACTTTCAGAGTAATAACTCAAAAAAAAATATTAATCATTTTTATAAAAGATATGAAAGCATTCTCATCATTAATGGATACAGGATATCATTTTTAATAGGAGAGGACATCTTTTCAAGAGAAAAAATTTATAATGAAAAGAAAAAAAAGATAGATCTTTTATTTTTAATTTGTTCTTTTCCTTATTCTTTTAGGAAGAATAGAGTATCAGATAATTTTTTAAAAAAAATGAGTACCGAAATGAAGATCAGAATAGTATATCTGAATTCAGTAGGAGGACAAGATGAACTGATATTTGAAGGTAATTCAAGATACTTTGATCAAGTTGGAAGATCATTCTGTCTCATTCCTTATTTTCTGGAAAAAAGCTGTTTTTTCACAATCGATCGTAATTCAATTTCTTTTAAAGAGCAGTTTTCTCATCATCGATCAAAAATTTCTAGGTTATATGACGCATTAGTTTTATCCACTCGAGATTATGTCAACAAAAATCATTTTTTAGGAATTGTCATTGGTTTATCTGGAGGGATAGATTCCGCTTTATCTTTATCCATCGCAATCGATGCAATCGGTAAAGAATCTGTTAAGGCCATCATGATGCCTTCTATTAATACTTCTCAAGAAAGTATAGAAGATGCCAAGAAACAATGCGAATTAGTTGGTACAACTTTAGAAGTTATTTCCATTCAGAAGATTTTTGAGCAATTTTCTTGTCAACTTAAAAAAATGTTTAAGAGTTTGAAATGTGTAGTTTTAGAAAATCTTCAAGCTCGTTGTCGAGCAGTATTTTTAATGGGAATATCTAATCAAAATAGATATCTGCTTCTTTCCACAAGCAACAGGAGTGAGCTTTATACCGGATATACTACAATTTACGGAGATATGTCAGGAGGATTCGCTCCTTTGAAAGATATTCCAAAAACGATCGTATTTAGTTTGTCAAAATATCGAAATACTATCAATAAAGTGATTCCGGAAAATATCATTTTAAAAAAGCCAACCTCAGAATTGAGAAAGAAAGGATTCGATGAAGATGATCTTCCTAAATACTCTCTTCTTGATGAAATTCTCTTTTATTACATCGATAAAAAATATTCAATTCAAAAGATACTCTCGAAAATACCTCTAAAAAATGAATCGATACTCGAAGTTATTAAACTGTTTCATTCGAACGAATTTAAAAGAAAACAATCTCCTATCGGTCCTATTTTATTTTCAAATAAGACAACTTTCGAAAAAACGTATCCGGTCAATCATACTTCTTTTCTATCTTCATTTTTGAAATAG
- the glyA gene encoding serine hydroxymethyltransferase, whose product MLLNQKTIQKYDEEVWTFLKKEIERQENQIGLIASENYASRAVMEAQGSTLTNKYAEGYPKDRYYGGCQNIDSIENLAVERAKKLFEVDFANVQPHSGSQANSAIYMSVLNVGDTILSMNLKDGGHLTHGSSFNFSGKLYNFVHYGLKKDGKINYEEILQKANFYRPKMIVAGFSSYSRTINWKKIREIADEVNSYFLADISHVAGLIASGIYPNPSKYSHFMTSTTHKTLGGPRGGLILAKGGSPELYRKINSSVFPGSQGGPLMHVIAGKAVAFKEAMEPKFRDYQKQIVKNAQSMVKVFLGNRYQVVSGGTDSHLFVLNLKDHSISGKIAESRLELANIIVNKNYVPHDSKGSKDTSGIRIGTSSITRRGFTEKESRIVSNWICEILNNIRNDEVIQKIRKKVLEMTKRFPVYHHL is encoded by the coding sequence ATGCTTTTAAATCAGAAAACAATTCAGAAATATGATGAGGAAGTGTGGACTTTTCTAAAAAAAGAAATTGAAAGGCAAGAAAATCAAATCGGACTGATCGCTTCGGAAAATTATGCCAGTCGAGCTGTAATGGAAGCGCAGGGATCAACTCTGACGAACAAATACGCAGAAGGATATCCGAAGGACAGATATTATGGAGGGTGTCAGAATATCGATTCGATTGAAAATTTGGCAGTTGAGAGAGCTAAAAAACTTTTTGAAGTGGATTTTGCCAATGTTCAACCTCATTCTGGTTCCCAAGCGAATTCAGCGATTTACATGTCTGTATTAAATGTAGGAGATACGATCTTGTCTATGAACCTGAAAGATGGAGGGCATTTAACTCACGGTTCTTCTTTTAATTTTTCTGGAAAATTATATAACTTTGTTCATTATGGATTGAAAAAAGATGGAAAGATAAACTATGAAGAAATTTTACAAAAGGCGAATTTTTATCGACCAAAAATGATTGTAGCTGGTTTTTCTTCTTATTCTAGAACAATCAATTGGAAAAAGATTCGGGAAATTGCAGATGAAGTTAATTCTTATTTTTTAGCAGATATTTCACATGTTGCAGGATTGATAGCTTCTGGAATTTATCCAAACCCATCAAAATATTCGCATTTCATGACTTCTACTACACATAAAACTCTTGGAGGTCCAAGAGGAGGTTTGATCCTTGCTAAAGGAGGTTCACCAGAACTGTATCGAAAGATCAATTCTTCTGTATTTCCAGGATCTCAAGGAGGACCTTTGATGCATGTTATAGCTGGAAAAGCAGTTGCCTTCAAAGAAGCCATGGAGCCTAAGTTTAGAGATTATCAAAAACAAATTGTGAAAAACGCACAGTCTATGGTAAAAGTTTTTCTTGGTAATCGATATCAAGTTGTTTCCGGCGGTACTGACAGTCATCTCTTTGTCTTGAATTTGAAAGATCATTCTATTTCTGGAAAAATCGCTGAATCTCGTTTGGAACTGGCTAACATTATCGTAAACAAGAACTATGTTCCACACGATTCTAAAGGTTCAAAAGATACTTCTGGAATTAGGATAGGAACTTCTTCGATTACCAGACGAGGATTTACTGAAAAAGAATCGAGAATAGTATCGAATTGGATATGCGAGATATTAAATAACATTCGAAATGATGAAGTCATTCAAAAAATAAGAAAAAAAGTTTTAGAAATGACCAAAAGATTTCCAGTATATCACCATCTTTAA
- a CDS encoding nucleoside deaminase, translating into MIIEQKPSKNQLKKDFFWMNKSLDLAKKSEILGEIPIGAVLIYQDNIVASSGNEVILRNDPSAHAEIIVIREGAKHFKNYRLKENLTIYVTIFPCIMCMGAIFQSRISRVVYGSENYKNNLSFFLFEKNNTNISMNYGHITVYGGILSRSCSSILKNFFKKRRNLIQPKKF; encoded by the coding sequence ATGATTATAGAACAAAAACCAAGTAAAAATCAGTTGAAAAAAGACTTTTTTTGGATGAATAAATCACTTGATTTAGCAAAAAAATCTGAAATTTTAGGAGAAATTCCGATAGGAGCGGTTCTTATCTATCAGGATAATATAGTTGCTTCTAGTGGCAATGAAGTGATTCTTCGAAATGATCCATCTGCACATGCAGAGATTATAGTTATTAGAGAAGGAGCAAAACATTTTAAAAACTATCGTCTAAAGGAGAACTTAACTATTTATGTCACTATTTTTCCATGTATTATGTGTATGGGAGCTATATTCCAATCAAGAATTAGTAGAGTGGTTTATGGATCAGAGAATTATAAGAATAATTTATCTTTTTTTCTTTTCGAAAAGAATAATACGAATATTTCTATGAATTACGGACATATCACGGTATACGGTGGAATTTTATCTAGAAGTTGTTCTTCTATATTGAAAAACTTTTTTAAAAAAAGAAGAAATTTGATCCAACCAAAAAAATTTTGA
- the ispG gene encoding flavodoxin-dependent (E)-4-hydroxy-3-methylbut-2-enyl-diphosphate synthase, which yields MKEKFFIERKKTKKIHVGNVSIGGGSRISVQSMTSTSTLDISKTVEQIRLLKKAGADIVRISVPTIHSVESFKEIKRKVDIPIIADVHFNYRIALKVIQYGADCLRINPGNIGNYEKIRMIVESAKDANIPIRIGVNSGSLEEKIKRLYGGPTSEALVDSAMRQVDILDKLNFDRFKISVKSSDVLIAMKAYRLLSERTDQPIHLGITESGSRRDGSVKSAIGIGSLLLDGIGDTLRVSLADNPLEEVKVAFSILSSLKIRSRGIQIVACPTCSRKEFDVIEVVRNLEENLSDIECPIKISIIGCIVNGFGEAERSDIGIVGKRKRSILFNKKEKSKRYVDNNELLRILEFEIRRIIRDKNDQKKHDILIRSHLSKKVEKS from the coding sequence ATGAAAGAAAAATTTTTTATTGAAAGAAAAAAAACTAAGAAAATTCATGTTGGAAATGTATCTATTGGTGGAGGATCACGCATTTCCGTACAATCCATGACAAGTACTTCTACTTTAGATATTTCTAAAACAGTAGAACAAATTCGACTGCTAAAAAAAGCTGGCGCAGATATTGTGCGAATATCCGTTCCAACCATTCATTCTGTAGAATCTTTTAAAGAGATAAAAAGAAAAGTTGATATTCCGATTATAGCTGATGTTCATTTTAATTATCGAATTGCATTAAAAGTCATTCAATATGGAGCAGATTGTTTGAGAATCAATCCAGGAAACATTGGTAATTATGAAAAAATTCGTATGATAGTGGAGTCTGCTAAAGATGCTAATATACCAATTAGAATTGGAGTGAATTCTGGATCCTTAGAAGAAAAGATCAAAAGATTATATGGAGGACCGACGTCAGAGGCCTTAGTAGATTCAGCGATGCGACAAGTCGATATTTTAGATAAGTTAAATTTTGATCGATTTAAGATCAGCGTAAAGTCTTCTGATGTTTTGATCGCAATGAAAGCTTATCGACTACTCTCTGAGAGGACAGATCAACCCATTCACTTGGGAATCACTGAGTCTGGTAGCAGAAGAGATGGATCCGTGAAGTCCGCTATAGGAATTGGTTCGCTCTTATTGGATGGAATCGGAGATACTTTAAGAGTCTCCTTAGCTGATAATCCTTTGGAGGAAGTTAAGGTCGCTTTTTCTATCTTAAGTTCCTTAAAGATTCGTTCAAGAGGAATACAGATCGTTGCTTGTCCAACTTGCTCTCGAAAGGAATTCGATGTCATTGAGGTGGTGAGAAATTTAGAAGAAAATCTGTCTGATATCGAATGTCCTATAAAAATATCCATCATCGGATGTATTGTGAATGGATTTGGAGAAGCAGAAAGATCTGATATTGGAATAGTTGGAAAGAGAAAAAGGAGCATTTTGTTTAATAAAAAGGAGAAAAGCAAACGATATGTGGATAACAATGAACTTTTACGGATTTTAGAGTTTGAAATTAGAAGAATAATCCGAGATAAAAACGATCAAAAGAAACACGATATCTTAATTCGATCTCATTTATCGAAGAAAGTCGAAAAGAGTTGA